In Mustela lutreola isolate mMusLut2 chromosome 16, mMusLut2.pri, whole genome shotgun sequence, the genomic window TTTCTAGGAGACTGCCTTCCATTTCCGTCTGAGAGGCAAAGTGTATGAAGTCACCTGTTGGGAGTAAATGTGGGTAAGTGACGGTATATAAAAAAAGGGATcgtagaggcgcctgggtggctcagtgggttaaagcccctgccttcggctcagctcatgatcccagggtccttggatcgagccccacatggggctctctgctcagcagggagcctgcttcccttcctttctctctgcctgcctctctgcctaaattgtgatctctgtctgtcgaataaataaataaaatctttaaaaaaaaaaggggggggggatcgtTCTGGGTTTGAAACTGATCCAATGCCAAAGCCACACAGGCATGAGCCCGTAAAGAGAGCTAGTAAAGAAAGATGGGGTCCAAGAATTGGTCTTAGACCAATTCCTGCTGGTATCTTTGTGGCTCCGGTGGATTTAACGGAAGCCGCGGGGACAACTCATCCGTATTCAATCCCATGAAAAGGAATCCTGATTGTTAAGGTAATTAGCGCCTTTAGTTCTGAAACCGATCGCTTTCAGCCTCCCTTACAGGAATTTGTAGGATTACTAGAGGTGTGCCTGAAATACCTTCAGGGTTATAACTAGGACTGGGATAAATATATCTGTAGGAATCCTGTAATCTTAAAAATTGCTTGAAAAAATGCTTATGTCCCAATGACAGCTGCTAGAAGAGAAAGATTTTCTCTGACCGTGACAGTAGAGACAGTTGTATCTCCACTGAAAACACTGAGGTCTGTTGATTatcttgagattttctctctggaAGCTACTGGGAGCagcatttaagaaaaagataattttgtaaTAATGGGTTTCAGAGAGCAGCTGTTAGGCTCAAATGTATCCTGTGGTATTTTCTCTAATATCAACTGCAAATTCTATAAATCAACTTATAAAGCACACAATATTCCtgtattattatcattttcaATTTGCATATgtcatattttaacatatttccgAGAACTTACCACATGACTAATAGTTTATAATCAGTATGAACagataaatatgatttaaaatgaCTAATACTTTAGTTTTTACCTTACATTATCTTATCCTATATTAGAATTCAATGTCCCATACTTCAGGGTAAGACATGAGATTATGATAGGTGCCCTATACTTTTGTCCCTGGCATAAAGGCAAATGCccaaattgtctttttctttctgtttccatccTAGTGTTGAGCACTTCTTGCATTCATTACTTTCAGCTTGTCACGGGACAGGTTCCTATATAATATAAAACTGCAGTCAGAGCATctacattttcttaaatttctaaagcttcattcattttgatattGGCTTACAGAATAAACCTTTACACATCATGATGAGTTAttacaatgaaaattataaagaaacatACTATCTAGCTACAATAAAATGGCAAAGCTAAAACCAAACCATATATCAGGATTATTCAAAGAACACAGCAGCTCTCTGAACTCAGCATAGCACAAAGGTTAGAGGCATTGTCTTTGCAAACAACTCAGCGAGACTCAAGTTCACACTTTGCCCTAAATAGGGTATACATGTAGACAAATCACCTATTCTGTCTCTCTGCGTTCTCcttgtctttaaaatgaaagtaatagTAGTGACAACTTGTAGTTTTGCTTAAAAAGTGTGGGGTGTCTAGCTGTTTCATTCAGttaaagcgtctgactcttgacaTCACCTCAGGTCTCtacctcagggttatgagttcaagccctgcattgggctccacattggatGTGgagctacttttttaaaaaaagaaaaaagtgagttACTACATGTATGAACTTCACAGCAATGATTCGCACATTGTTAAGTGCTCTTTAAAGTGTAcatatttgggacacctgggtggctcagttggttaagcagctgccttcggctcaggtcatgatcccagcgtcctgggatcgagtcccacattgggttccttgctcagaagggagcctgcttctccctctgcctcttcctgccgcCCTGTCTGCCTGGGCTcactctctgtgacaaataaataaataaaatcttaaaaaaaaaaaaagtgtacatacTGAACTCTGGAAAGTCCCGTGAAATTAATATTTCTCTTGTTAAACTGTATTGATATATAACTGGTATACtaaaaattgtacatatttaatgtatatattttgataagTTTGGAAATCTGCATGCCTCTGGGATGGTATCACTACAATCAAGGTATCGGTCACTTCCAAAAAATTTcttgtgttcgtgtgtgtgtgtgtgtggtcagaACACTTAACATAAAAATACATCCTCTTTTCATTATTTACAGTCTACAATACCATTCTTCTAACTTTAGTCTCTATATTGTACAACAGATCTCTACAACACACTCAccttgtataactgaaactttacaTACACTGAACAACAATCCCGCACTCCTGCTTCCTCCAGCACCTGGCAACCACTCTTCTATTCTCTGCTTCAATGAGTTTGACTTTCAGGTTCCTCATATAACTGAAACCATAcagtatttttccttctgtgactTGCTCCTCCATGTAGGAGTTCCTTCTTTTTGAAGCTTGAGTTCTGTTCCACTTGTATCCCTTTGTAGGTAAACCTACACTTTCCTTAGCCATTCCCAGTCAATGgccatttgaattgtttccatatcttggccattgggaataatgctataatgaacatgCGCGTGCAGCTATCTCTTGGAGaccttgatttcagttcttttggatatataccaagAAATGGGACTGCTGGATGAGGAGATAGTTCTATTCTagtcttttgaggaacctctatactgtttcccatagtcgcttcaatattctacatttctaccaacagtgtataCAGACTCCAATTTTCCCACATCTTCACCCACACTTATCTTTGGGGGTTTTCCGATACCAGTCATTCTAACATGTGAGATAgcatctcattgtggctttggtctgcatttccctgatgattagcagAGTTGAGCCCCTTTTCATATACTTGCTGACCACTCATAAGTTCTTTGGAGCGATGTTTGTTCAAGAAATTTGCCCATTGGCTAACTGGGTTATTTCTTCCACTGAGTTGTTAAGagattcttcatattttattaaccCTGTATCAGATGAACACTCTGCAGATATATGCTCCCATTCCACAGACTTtggtgattatttcctttgctctgcagaagttttttgttttatatagcaCCACtcatctttttgtttcattttgtttgctttcctGCTGGTGTCAGATCCAGGAAATCATGGCCGAGACTAACGCCAAAAAGATTTTCCTCTATGTTTCCTTAAAGGGGTTTTACAGTTTCACaacttatatttaagtctttaatacattttgagttgatttttttgtatGCTGTAAGACTGGGGCCCAATTTCACCCTTTtacatatggatatccagttccccagcaccatttctaAGGCAAAACGAATAATAAGTGGATAATATTGGATTTTAGTTGACATGATGCTTGAAGCCCACACCTCATATTCCCATGCAGGATCCTCTGGTTCTGAAGACAAATCTCAGTGGCTGGAAACTGGCAGGATGGCCTCCAGGGATCTGGTCATAGGAGTGATCTTCTTAATCCAGACCATGGTTGGAATCCTGGGGAACTTCTGTCTTCTTTACCATTATCTCCTCCTTTACTTCACTAGGTGCAGGTTGAGGCCCATAGATTTGATTGCTAAACACCTGACTGTAGCCAACTCCTTATTCCTCCTCTGTAAAGGAGTCCCTCAGACAATGGCAGCTTTTGGGTGGAACAGTTTTCCAAGTGATTTTGGATGCAAACTTCTTTTCTATCTTCACAGAGTGAGCAGGGGTGTGTCCCTAGGCGGCACCTGCCTCTTGAGTGTCTTCCAGGCCATCACGATCAGCCCCAGGGACTCAAGTTGGACAAAACTTAAAAGGAAAGCTCTCAAGCATATTGACTTCTCCATATTCCTGTGCTGGGCCCTCTACATGCTGGCAAATATCCTTTTTCCTATCCATGTGATTGGCAAATGGAGCAACAGGAGCATCTCGGTGAGAAAGGATTTGGGATACTGTTCTGTGATACGTAGTAACAAAATCACACAATTGGTACAAGCAGCACTGTTATCATTCACTGATGTTTTATGTTTAGGACTCATGATCTGGGCCAGCAGCTCCATGGTTTTCATCCTGAACAGGCACAGGCAGCGGGTCCAACACATTCACAGGCTTAACAATGTCTCCCCCAGATCCTCTGCTGAGTCCAGAGCCACCCAGAGCAtccttgtcctgatgagcacctTTGTGTCCTTCTACTCCCTTTCCTCCATCTTCCAAGTCTGCATTATTCTCTTCGATGATCCAAGTTGGTTGCTGGTAAGCATCTCTGCCCTGATCAATGGATGTTTCCCAAGTGCCTGTCCCTTTATTCTCATGAACTGTATCTCCAGTGTGTTCAGGTTCTACTTAGCCTGGATGAGGAATGCAACACCCACTAAACCCATGACAAATATGTAAATTGTATGTTCTTGCATAGTGTATGCTTATCTATTCATTCAACCCCCAAACCTCCAAACTGCAAGCATTATGTAAAAATCAAGAGAGAGGTCAGCAAGCCAGAATGAGGAGCTTTCCCATAAGAAAcagtaaatagtaataataaatgtaaatgaaatattatGGAATTGTTATGAAAATACTtacataactgaaattttattcaCACTTCTAGTGAAGTAATTTGGAATTTGTGCAATTAAAAAGTTGTTCTTGAAACAATATAGAGATTGTGGGGAGGTCTTCAAGTGTGTAACTTTTAATTTGACAAATTAAATATATCCAGAAATTGACTAATCTTCGAATTTTTGGAAAAGATTCAAGAGAATTTAACATGTAAGATGGTATTcaagaaagtaaagaagaaaatgttcttgggcgcctgggtggctcagctggttaagcatctgccttttagctcagatcatgaacccagggtcctgggatcgaggcgcacattgagcagggagcctgcttcttcctctgctgctctccctacctgtgctctcttaagctttctgtcaaataaatacaggtAACACTTTACCACATTACAGATAGTGAAGGTAACTCAGGACAGAATATTCCCAATTCCTCCCTCCCAACCCTTATAATAttgctatcatttattttcttatccatCAGCTCTAATCAGCCAGTATGCTGTTCCTAGTTTGAGTttgaagttatcttttttttatattatgctacattagtcaccatagagtacctcattaattttttatgcagtgttccatgattcagagtttgcatataacacccagtgctccgtgcaatctgtgctctccttaacacccatcactgggctaacccatcccaaaaccctcagtttgtttctcagagtccatagtctctcatggttcattctCCTTCTGATTCCCAcccctcccttcatttttcccttccttctcctaatgtcctccatgctattccttatgttccacaagtaagtgaaaccatatgataattgactttctctacttgacttacttcactcagcataatctcctccagtcccatccatactgaagcagaagttgggtattcatcctttctgatggctgagtaatataccactgtgtatatacaccacatcttctttatccattcatttgttgaagcgCATCtcgctctttccacagtttggcgactgtggccattgctgctatgaacactggggtgccaatggcccttcttttcactacatctgtatctttggggtaaatacccagtagtgcaattgcagggtcatagggaagctctatgtttaattttttgaggaaactccacaccgttttccaaagtggccgcaccaacttgcattcccatcaacagtgtaagagggttcccctttctccacatcctctccaacatttattgtttcttgccatgtcaattttggccattctaactggtgtaaggtggtatctcaatgtggtttttgatttgactctccctgatggctaatgatgatgaacattttttcatgtgtctgaataGTTATCTATTAAATcagttaagaataagaaaaaaataaataaaaataaatacaatcttttaaaaaagaaaagaaaatgttctcatgtGGTAATGAAGTAGCATGGGGTGAAGGTGGAGTGCAAATTTAGGTTCAGTTAGGAACATTCTGAACTAAGTTATAAAACTTGTAGGTCACATCCTTAGAGAGATAGtagtatttaaaatatgattacaTGGAGGAATATTagcatatttaaaacatttaatgtaGAAATAGACAAAGGGACCTGGGTTGGGACAAAGGAGAACACAAAAACTTGTTTTCACTGAGAGATGAGTggtgacaattaaaaaaaaagaaaactcatcaaGTAACCAACTgcataggagaagatatttgcaaatgacatagctaataaggggttaataaccaaaatacataaagaacccaTACAACTCAACCACGAAAAAACCTGgtttaaaaatgtgcagaagaccggaagaaatatttttctttttctttttttctttttttttttttttaatttacagacagagatcacaagtaggcagagagacaggcggggttggggggggcgccaggaagcaggctccccactgagcagagagcccgatatggagctcgatcccaagaccctgagatcatgacctgagccgaaggcagaggctttaacccactgagccacccaggtgccctctgaatagatatttttctaaaaatgacatacagatggcaaacagacacatgaaaagacgttCACCATcatttaccatcagggaaatgcaaatcaaaaccacaatgagatatcgcctCGCACCATTCACAAGAGGTATCCATCTTCAGTGGTGGTCAGAGAAAAGTAAATTGCAAAATATCTCATTTGTTTTGTGACCATCAGCTTTTTAAGTTAAAAGCCTGAtgggacatttgggtggctctgttggttgtgtttgactcttgattttggctgaggtcttgatctcagggtcatgagttctagccccacactagattccatgctgggtgtggagcctactggTAGATAGATAAGTTTGCCGATATGGTCTCTTTCTGAGATTAGTAGAAACACACCATTTCATACACGCATGTAGGGAATATCAAAGATCAGTGACTTTTTGAGAGACAATTAGGGAGTCTTTATCAAATTTGAAAGATGCATATTCCTGCATATGATTCTACTAGCTAGAAGGCACTCGATCACGTGCTCAGAAATGCCCCCACAGCCGTTACTGGTGGACATGCAAATAACAGCACAAAAACGAAGAAGAATACGTATATGTCAGGGATCCCTTTGGTTAACCTGGAATTTGAAGATAATCCCCttacaggggtgtctgggtggctcagtcagttaagagtctgcctgtcgctcaggccatgatctcagggtcctgggatcgagacccacatccggcttccagctcctcggggagcctgcttctccctttccctctgcctgccagtacCCCCaattgtgttctccctctctgtcaaaaaaaaaaaaaaatcttaaatagggACACAAGGAGAAAAGATCAAAAGGTCTCAAGATGATGATAATGATTCAGCAGTCCTTACCCGCTCGGATTGCGAATGCCGAGCAAATTCCAGGGGACTCATGCAGCTTCCAGGATGGCTGAGGAAGGATGAGGATAAAGGGAAGCTTCAGGGTCTTTATGTTGCTGGAGGAGCCCCTCTGAGCACTGGTGCTGACCTAATCAACATGACACAACCAACTTTGATCGAATCATCTCCCAAGATATAAAGGgattatttatttcctgtttatttttcctttacctCGCTTCTGTGTATCTGATATCATCAACCATAATTTGATAGGTCTCATTTCCAAGCATGTAAGAAATTTTAACATATACAATTGTACTtttaaagctatatatatattacttcctGCAAGTGCAAGACATGTACACTCATTGATAGACTGTTTAATTCTGTATTGTGACTTTACTCTCAGTTGTTTCTGGAAAATCCTCTTTTTACACATTTACCTCTAGTTCATTCCGTTTCCCCACTGTTGGTCAGTTATTTACTTGTGTCGATGAACCGGACTTTTCGGTTTTAGTCTCTGATCCTATTCATTGGGCACTTGTTGTCATTAATATTTTCCTCCTGCTGGTAATGCTGCCAGGGTCGCTAAACATGGAGATGCAGGGGGGCGCCTCAGtaggtcaagcatctgcctttggttcaggtcatgatcctggagtcctgggattgagccccacgttcaactccctgctcaagggggagtctgcttctccctctgcccctcaccctgcccttgtgctctccctcattctctcaaaataaataaattataaaatcttaaaaaatgaaaaaaaaaacctgtttaaaCATGAAGATGCATGAGCATGATGATGCAGAAATTTA contains:
- the LOC131817706 gene encoding vomeronasal type-1 receptor 4-like, encoding MASRDLVIGVIFLIQTMVGILGNFCLLYHYLLLYFTRCRLRPIDLIAKHLTVANSLFLLCKGVPQTMAAFGWNSFPSDFGCKLLFYLHRVSRGVSLGGTCLLSVFQAITISPRDSSWTKLKRKALKHIDFSIFLCWALYMLANILFPIHVIGKWSNRSISVRKDLGYCSVIRSNKITQLVQAALLSFTDVLCLGLMIWASSSMVFILNRHRQRVQHIHRLNNVSPRSSAESRATQSILVLMSTFVSFYSLSSIFQVCIILFDDPSWLLVSISALINGCFPSACPFILMNCISSVFRFYLAWMRNATPTKPMTNM